The sequence AATATTGCAGAAATGGTTTGATCGGCATAATCGACACCATCGATCTCAGAGTCTTACGAAGTCCAGAGCGGTCCCAGCCACGACACCCAGTTGTATCGACGCGACTGCGAGGCGACTCAGGTCGGAAACCGCTGGTCAGCTGGATTCTGAGGATTTGTGTCGGTTGTTCCGATTCCATCGGGCATTCGCGATTTCGACTCGCAAACCCCCTTGCCCGTCCCTGGTCGATTCAAGAAACCGACGTCTTCATCCGCCATTCTCACGGCGCATACCTTCCCCGCCAAGGCTCTACAGGAAGAAACCCCGCGAATGGACGCGGGTTTCGGAAGCGGCGGAAATTTGTCTCACCGCGCCTCTCAACCCGAAGTGTGAGCAACGGCTGGAATGGCGAAAAGCCCTCACTGACATTTCGGGTTGGGCTTCGCTTTTCGATTTATTCCGACGACTTCACGACAGAGGCGGCGGGGCGTTTACTGCTCCGACAGTTCGTCGGCGGTGTGGACCAGGGCAGCGAGGATGTCCATGGTCGTGATGATGCCGACCAGTTCGAAGCGGGAATTGGTGACCGGAATGCGATGCGTGTGGAAGTTGCACATCAGCCGAGCGACGTCAATCAACGAGGCGTTCTCGGTGACCGAGGGAGGATTCTCCGTCATCCGGTCGGCGACTTTCTCCTGCCCAATCTGAGTCTTCATCATCCGTTCCACGGCTTCCGCCGAGAGAATGGCCGACTCCAGGCTCGAAGAAAGCGCCCGGGACGCCTGAGAGTTCCCGGGCTTTACGCCTGTCAGATTACGAAGCGAGAACGTTCCGACGAGTTTTCCCCGGCTGTCGACCACGGGGGCTCCGGAGTGCTTGTACGTCTTCAATTGCTCCGTGGCATCCGTCAGAGTCGTCGTTTCCTGCAGGAGGTGGACGTCGGCCGACATCACGTCGCGAGCTCTCAAAGATCCTAACCGGCCGGGCATCTGTTTCATGATGACTTGCCAACACTTCGAGTGAACGATCATCAGAATGCGAATCGCAGCCGCGGCCGGATCGATCCTACCGGGCGATTGGCGAAATGGCCCGACGATAGCGGGCTAACGCCATTAAGGGGAAGTAGACTCGATAATAATGGTAACGTAAATAGAAGACACGAGGGAATCCTGTTCCAGTGTACTCCGGCTCATCCCAGGTTCCGTCGGCTTGCTGGGATTCGATCAGATAACGAATGCCGTCGCTGACCGCAGCTGATCGCGATTCGCCAGCGGCAATGAGACCCATCAGGGCCCACGCGGTTTGCGAAGGCGTGACCGTCCCGGTGCCGCGAAGCTCCGGCTCGTCGTATGAACGCGGCGTTTCGCCCCAGCCCCCGTTCGACTGCTGATGCGTCTTGAGCCAGCGGACCGCCTGAAGAATTCGTGGATCGTCTTTGGGAACGCCAATATCCGTCAGACCGACCAGCACCTGCCAGGTGCCGTAAATATAGTTCACACCCCAGCGACCCGGCCAGCTGCCATCCGGTTCCTGATGCTCCCAGATGAAGCTGATGGCCCGCTTGATCGCGGCGTGCTCTGGATTCACACCCAGCATCGCCAGGGCTTCCAGCACGCGAGCGGTAATGTCGGGTGTCGGCGGATCGATCATCGCGTTGTGATCGGCAAAGGGGACTCGCGTGAGCAGCTCGAAATCATTGTCGGAATCGAACGCTCCCCAGCCGCCGTTCTTCGACTGCATCGACAGCAGCCACTGGACGCCGCGACGGAACGAGTCGAGACTTGGCTGCAGTCGAGAAACATCGCCGATGGCCGCCTGCAGATGATTCGCTTTGCCCGAAACGATGGTCGACAGCCGGGGTTCGGTCCGTGACTCCGATTGCGGAACCAGTTCGGCCAGCCAGTCGGCGTGCAGGTTATCCGGCAGACTCTTGGAGAGGGCCATGAGAACCATCGCCGTGTCGTCGACATCGGGGTAAAACTCGTTGTTGTATTCGAAGCACCAGCCACTCGGCTCGACCATGCGATGGGACATGCTCCAGTCGCCGTAAGAGCGAACTTCCTGGGAACGCAGCCAGGACGAAGCGGCTTCGACACTGCCGCGGCATTCCGCATCGCCCGCTTCCGCCATGGCGACTGTCGCAATTGCTGTGTCCCAGACGGGAGAATGGCAGGGCTGCAGTCGAATCGTTTCGTGTTCCGTGTGCTTCTTCGAACGTCCCTTGAGAATCAGTTCGTCGAGATGCCGGCGGGTTTCCTGCACTTCGCGAGAGTCCTCATCGAAGCCAAGCGATTTCAGCCCGACCAGGGACCAGACAATCGGCGGGAAAATCGCACCGAGTCCGTCGCTGTTCTGGAACCGTTCAAGCATCCATCCCGCCGCGACGCGAATGGCCTTTTGTCGATAGGGAGGATCGCCCAGGCGTTCGAACGTTTTGTAGGCGCGATCGAACTGCCGGAAGATCCAGGCCCAGGGAATCCGGCTGCGATAGCTCATGCTGTCGATCTTGGTCGTCACATCGTTGCAGACCGAGAGCTTGCGGGCCGACTTGATGAACAGTTCTTCGATCTGCATCTGTTCAGGCAGTTTGCGGACCGGCTTGTAGGCCCAGAGCAGACTCAGCGGAACAAGAATCGTCCGCGACCAGGCCGACATGTCGTAAATCGAGACGCGGGTCCATCTCGGCAACAGGACGATCTCCGGCGGGACAGCCGGGCATTGCCGATAGCTGATCAACCCGAGCAGCGCCATGTAGTAGCGGGTGAAGCTGTTGACCTGCTCGGCTCCGCCGGCGGCGAGAATCGCTTCGCGAGCCCTCACCATGTAATCGGCGTCCGGGGAATGGCCAGTGATTTTCAGAGCCCAGTACGCCTTGACCGACGCGCTGATTTCCAAAGGGCCGCCGGGGTAAAGAGCCCAGCCGCCGTGGGGAGCCTGTTGCTCCAGAATGTAGCGCGCAGCAGCCTGCGCCTGAGGCGTCTTTTCTTCGTGCAGATAAGCGAGCAGCAGAATGTATTCGGACTCGAGGATCGTATCTCCTTCGAGTTCGGCGACCCAGTAGCCTTCCGGGTGCTGCTGATCATTCAGAAACGAGACCGTGTTGGCGATCGCCCGTCCCAGCGGAGTCCAGTCTGCTGTCGTCTGGGTGGGAAACTCCGTGCGGGGTTGCAGTCCGGCCTGTTCGAGCGTGTGTTCCTGGTCGTGCCTGAGAAACCGTGCGTCCTGTCGTCCTGACTCCATCTCTTTTCGCTCCATGCTGAAATCGGTGCGCTGCAGAGAGAGTCGCTCAGTCCGATCCAGGGCGACACCTCCGGCAGCAACGCCCGGCAATATAGTGAACCGGGGATCGGAACGCACGCCCAATTTCACGTGGGGCGTCAGGCGAGGTGTTCAGGATTTCACGGGAGGGCTGTTGCCCTTCCCAACGGCTGATGCCAGGCGCCGGAGGCCTGAATAAAGAAAGCCGACCGGAACTCCTGTTTCCCGATCGGCTTTCAACATGTTCAGATTGTCGCTGCGGATTCTACACGCGGCCCAGAAGCAGCATGATCAGCAGGATGAGCAGCACGAGGCCGCCGATTCCTCCCAGGGCCACGCTGTCAACCAGCACGGCGATGAGAAGGATCGCGAGGATAACTCCAAAAAGACCCAGTCGCATGATGTATTACCTTTCAGTCAGGATGTGGAATCGAAGTTGTCGGTTACTTGTCACCGGAATTAGCTGGTGTGAAGACGGCGGGTGGTGTCTGCACCCAACCAGCCTCCGCCCAGCGAAACCAGCAGGGCCAGAGCCGTACCGACAAAGGCGACCCAGAGCAACTGCGACGTGTAGGTGGAAACCGCTTCGACGGCCTGGTTCAGTTCCCGTCGATACTTTTCGACTTCCTGTTCAATGCCATTCATGGCTCCTTCGTACAGATCATTCACTTGTTCGGTCGACAGGCTCGTGTTCTGCACCAGGATGCGTTTGGCACCATTCGAGTCCCCAGCGGCGAGACGAGAGGCGATCCCCTGAACGGCTTCCCCATCCAGGCTGGCGACGGCTCGTCGGACGTCCTGTTCAGTCACTTCCGGACCACCGCGAGCATCCAGCGTGGCGACATAACCGTCGACACCTGAAGCGAACTGATTCTTCAGATCCTGCGTCAGACTCGCCTCGTTTTCCGGGTTGCCGATCTGCTCTTCAAGAGCCTGATATGCCGAGTTCACCAGAGCGCGGGCGTCCTGTTGTGAAAGCTCGGTCGTGTCCGCCAGCAGTTGAGCGGCTCCTTCACGATCGTTGTTGGTCAGATCGAGCACGACACGACGCATTGTCCGGTCGTCGAGGCTGTAGATCACATTCCGCATTTCTGCAGCCGAAAGCTGACCTGAGGAGTTGGCAGCGATCTCAGCAGCCTGATCGGAGAGCCGATCCTGAATTTGACCCCCGAACTCACTTGTGATGGCTTCCGTAGCCGAGGCGACGCCAGAAGCGGTGTAGCTCACAGCCGATGCGGTGCCCGAACCGACTGCGGCAATTCCCTGAGCAGCGGCTGAGGCCACCTGCTGACCGGTATGCAGCAGACTCGAGACCCCCATCCAG is a genomic window of Rubinisphaera margarita containing:
- a CDS encoding CBS domain-containing protein; protein product: MSADVHLLQETTTLTDATEQLKTYKHSGAPVVDSRGKLVGTFSLRNLTGVKPGNSQASRALSSSLESAILSAEAVERMMKTQIGQEKVADRMTENPPSVTENASLIDVARLMCNFHTHRIPVTNSRFELVGIITTMDILAALVHTADELSEQ
- a CDS encoding terpene cyclase/mutase family protein; the protein is MESGRQDARFLRHDQEHTLEQAGLQPRTEFPTQTTADWTPLGRAIANTVSFLNDQQHPEGYWVAELEGDTILESEYILLLAYLHEEKTPQAQAAARYILEQQAPHGGWALYPGGPLEISASVKAYWALKITGHSPDADYMVRAREAILAAGGAEQVNSFTRYYMALLGLISYRQCPAVPPEIVLLPRWTRVSIYDMSAWSRTILVPLSLLWAYKPVRKLPEQMQIEELFIKSARKLSVCNDVTTKIDSMSYRSRIPWAWIFRQFDRAYKTFERLGDPPYRQKAIRVAAGWMLERFQNSDGLGAIFPPIVWSLVGLKSLGFDEDSREVQETRRHLDELILKGRSKKHTEHETIRLQPCHSPVWDTAIATVAMAEAGDAECRGSVEAASSWLRSQEVRSYGDWSMSHRMVEPSGWCFEYNNEFYPDVDDTAMVLMALSKSLPDNLHADWLAELVPQSESRTEPRLSTIVSGKANHLQAAIGDVSRLQPSLDSFRRGVQWLLSMQSKNGGWGAFDSDNDFELLTRVPFADHNAMIDPPTPDITARVLEALAMLGVNPEHAAIKRAISFIWEHQEPDGSWPGRWGVNYIYGTWQVLVGLTDIGVPKDDPRILQAVRWLKTHQQSNGGWGETPRSYDEPELRGTGTVTPSQTAWALMGLIAAGESRSAAVSDGIRYLIESQQADGTWDEPEYTGTGFPRVFYLRYHYYRVYFPLMALARYRRAISPIAR